The following proteins are encoded in a genomic region of Drosophila miranda strain MSH22 chromosome 4, D.miranda_PacBio2.1, whole genome shotgun sequence:
- the LOC108161661 gene encoding uncharacterized protein LOC108161661 isoform X1 produces MCFGDLQKNTVIVGITAIVCSIIFLILGFPNDDLRHYLSYDVAPIGHTITIFVMWILIGLAAAALLVGAFFENRYIVLAWLVVAFVCGVVLIVFYIILVTEAHTDYFVIISSVRLSLNIVLFVIWIWVPLVYFLSLSGYTPFCRKSES; encoded by the exons ATGTGCTTCGGAGATCTACAAAAAAATACAGTGATAGTCGGAATTACTGCGATAGTATGTTCAATCATCTTTCTAATCCTGGGGTTCCCAAATG ATGATCTTAGACACTACCTATCTTACGATGTTGCACCAATTGGGCATACTATAACTATTTTCGTGATGTGGATTCTGATTGGTCTAGCCGCTGCTGCTCTTCTGGTTGGGGCGTTTTTT GAGAATCGTTACATTGTGCTCGCATGGCTCGTCGTAGCTTTCGTGTGCGGAGTCGTTTTGATCGTTTTTTACATCATATTGGTAACGGAAGCTCACACCGACTATTTTGTTATTATAAGCTCAGTAAGACTTTCcctcaacatcg TCCTTTTTGTGATTTGGATTTGGGTGCCACTGGTATACTTTCTGAGCCTCTCCGGCTATACACCGTTCTGTAGAAAGTCCGAATCCTAG
- the LOC108161661 gene encoding uncharacterized protein LOC108161661 isoform X2 has translation MCFGDLQKNTVIVGITAIVCSIIFLILGFPNDDLRHYLSYDVAPIGHTITIFVMWILIGLAAAALLVGAFFARESLHCARMARRSFRVRSRFDRFLHHIGNGSSHRLFCYYKLSKTFPQHRPFCDLDLGATGILSEPLRLYTVL, from the exons ATGTGCTTCGGAGATCTACAAAAAAATACAGTGATAGTCGGAATTACTGCGATAGTATGTTCAATCATCTTTCTAATCCTGGGGTTCCCAAATG ATGATCTTAGACACTACCTATCTTACGATGTTGCACCAATTGGGCATACTATAACTATTTTCGTGATGTGGATTCTGATTGGTCTAGCCGCTGCTGCTCTTCTGGTTGGGGCGTTTTTTGCAA GAGAATCGTTACATTGTGCTCGCATGGCTCGTCGTAGCTTTCGTGTGCGGAGTCGTTTTGATCGTTTTTTACATCATATTGGTAACGGAAGCTCACACCGACTATTTTGTTATTATAAGCTCAGTAAGACTTTCcctcaacatcg TCCTTTTTGTGATTTGGATTTGGGTGCCACTGGTATACTTTCTGAGCCTCTCCGGCTATACACCGTTCTGTAG